One Candidatus Omnitrophota bacterium DNA segment encodes these proteins:
- a CDS encoding nucleotide sugar dehydrogenase has protein sequence MKIAVVGLGYVGLPLACAFAEKGAHVYGVDISGEKVSMLKKGISYVGDIKSSEIKEHNRKGLLTVSTDFSIIKDCGCIAICVPTPLRKTQDPDISYIISSCEKIKDHIKKLAVVVLESTTYPGTTREVVCGILERKNFKAGKDFFLAFSPERIDPSNKKWNVKNTPKVIGGINKASLDKAVSYYSLAIEHIVRASSLEAAEMVKLLENTFRAVNIGLINEMAQISDRLGLDVWEIVDMAKTKPYGFMPFYPGPGLGGHCIPIDPLYLSWKMKSLNFYTRFIDLASEINGAMPHFTVMKLAMILNGFSRSVKGSKIIILGAAYKKDVSDTRESPSLELISELDEMGANVVWYDDLITYGDVPGKRIKKLSADILKKADMVVIACDHSHFDYDLILKNSKRIFDLRNTFSGRKSAKIFKL, from the coding sequence ATGAAAATAGCTGTTGTGGGACTTGGTTATGTGGGGCTGCCCTTGGCCTGCGCTTTCGCCGAGAAAGGCGCTCATGTATACGGCGTTGATATATCCGGTGAGAAAGTCTCTATGCTGAAAAAGGGCATCAGCTATGTGGGCGATATCAAATCTTCCGAGATAAAAGAGCACAACCGTAAGGGGTTGCTGACGGTGTCTACTGATTTCAGCATCATCAAAGACTGCGGCTGTATAGCGATATGCGTGCCGACGCCTTTGAGAAAAACCCAGGACCCCGATATTTCATATATCATATCATCCTGCGAAAAAATAAAGGATCATATCAAAAAACTCGCCGTCGTCGTGCTGGAGTCCACGACATATCCCGGCACGACAAGAGAAGTCGTCTGCGGCATCCTTGAGAGAAAAAACTTCAAGGCGGGCAAGGATTTTTTTCTCGCTTTTTCTCCTGAAAGAATAGACCCGTCCAACAAAAAGTGGAATGTGAAAAACACGCCCAAGGTCATCGGAGGGATAAACAAAGCGTCTCTTGACAAGGCCGTTTCCTATTACAGCCTCGCGATCGAGCACATTGTGAGGGCATCGTCGCTTGAAGCCGCCGAAATGGTGAAACTCCTGGAGAACACTTTCAGGGCAGTCAACATAGGGCTCATAAACGAGATGGCGCAGATATCGGACCGCCTCGGCCTTGACGTGTGGGAGATCGTGGATATGGCCAAGACCAAGCCCTACGGTTTTATGCCTTTTTATCCCGGGCCGGGACTGGGAGGGCACTGCATACCCATAGACCCTCTTTATCTTTCGTGGAAGATGAAATCTTTGAATTTTTATACGAGGTTCATAGATCTCGCTTCGGAGATCAACGGAGCCATGCCTCATTTCACCGTGATGAAGCTCGCGATGATACTCAACGGATTCTCAAGATCCGTGAAAGGCAGTAAAATAATCATCCTCGGCGCCGCGTATAAAAAAGACGTGTCCGACACGAGAGAATCGCCATCGCTGGAATTGATAAGCGAGCTTGATGAGATGGGCGCGAATGTCGTGTGGTACGACGATCTTATAACCTACGGGGATGTGCCCGGGAAGAGAATTAAAAAACTTTCCGCCGATATCCTTAAAAAAGCGGACATGGTTGTCATAGCCTGCGACCACAGCCATTTTGATTATGATCTCATACTCAAAAATTCAAAGCGGATTTTTGACCTGCGCAACACTTTTTCCGGCAGGAAGAGCGCGAAGATATTTAAATTATAG
- a CDS encoding GAF domain-containing protein, whose translation MKIGRNNIMAENDLQKHLRALDEMCSRISFSLKENEVFSQILKRSCEILGAEGMSVLLVSADNDYLKFYAVEGTAKEVLRKLKVIPVNEGIAGWVFSTGKAVLLNDPYSHPKFLHAVDRKTGYQTRNIICVPLISRMKTIGVLEIVNKRSGNFSQDDMYFTQALAGIISIVIRNIALFTELTNKNNMIKSVLNGIPGGFISINKAGKILEFNTAAAQILGFVSSVQDMRVEDTFKMQSELVGVLKEVMTTGKTGNRLILNTRKNTGEKLIVGYGTILMKSDGGKVLGSGIIFQDLTKIQGLP comes from the coding sequence ATGAAGATTGGGAGGAATAATATTATGGCGGAAAATGATCTTCAGAAACATTTGAGAGCGCTTGACGAGATGTGCTCCCGTATAAGTTTTTCCCTGAAGGAAAACGAAGTCTTTTCGCAGATTTTGAAGCGCTCATGCGAAATATTAGGCGCGGAGGGGATGTCGGTGCTTTTAGTCTCGGCGGATAATGATTATCTGAAATTCTACGCGGTTGAGGGCACGGCAAAGGAAGTCCTGCGGAAACTCAAAGTTATACCCGTGAACGAGGGGATAGCCGGCTGGGTTTTTTCCACCGGCAAAGCCGTATTGCTGAATGACCCTTATTCCCACCCCAAATTTTTGCATGCCGTGGACAGAAAGACCGGTTACCAGACGAGAAATATCATCTGCGTTCCGCTGATATCGCGGATGAAAACCATCGGCGTGCTTGAAATCGTCAACAAAAGATCCGGCAATTTCAGCCAGGACGACATGTATTTCACGCAGGCACTGGCCGGAATAATATCCATCGTGATAAGGAACATCGCTCTTTTTACGGAACTCACCAACAAAAACAATATGATAAAAAGCGTGCTCAACGGCATACCCGGAGGTTTCATATCAATCAACAAGGCCGGAAAAATACTTGAATTCAATACCGCTGCCGCTCAAATACTGGGTTTTGTTTCAAGCGTGCAGGATATGCGGGTTGAGGATACCTTCAAAATGCAGTCCGAACTGGTCGGTGTGCTGAAAGAGGTGATGACGACGGGCAAAACCGGCAACCGCCTTATACTCAACACAAGGAAAAACACGGGTGAAAAGCTCATAGTGGGTTACGGCACGATATTGATGAAAAGCGACGGCGGCAAAGTTCTGGGCAGCGGAATAATATTCCAGGACCTGACAAAAATCCAGGGCCTGCCATAA